The following proteins come from a genomic window of Novosphingobium aromaticivorans DSM 12444:
- the dnaG gene encoding DNA primase, translated as MAIPHQFLDELRSRTTLSALIAQTLKIDKAGREFKACCPFHGEKTPSFTINDAKGFYHCFGCGAHGDAIRWMIDQRGLQFIDAVSELASAAGMKVPAPTPQERERSAKIETVREALDIAQGIFVGQLREAGAVMQYLERRGMTPMDLEIFGIGYARGMDGSLRGSGIGRQIGQAAGLLSQREDGSLREMFHDRVTVPIHDARGRLVGFGGRVWPGRRRDTPKFVNSPDSPIFDKGRTLFNLHRAAPAARPGAENRLIVVEGYFDVVSMARAGFAACVAPMGTALTEEQLVRCWRLHHRPVLLFDGDSAGQKAAVRACRTAIPGIGPGRELAIALLPDGKDPDELLYMDATGMGRRAIEAIVTEALPLHTFLFDAIVAEAGANPTPEQTAAVWAELAALAGEIADEETRCQYLGTWRARFEREISALPQVHEAEPLHAVVAAEDGEYVFPESESDSQRRLIALVRAVLKKREERREINEEIADLMKMAELAGFQKKAISAAVADIESDMKHGPAKREEDEMQRVLYRRVLGIRGPMTEAMMPQLIDGTPRGASAQVKRRATVHALIDARASAV; from the coding sequence ATGGCCATCCCGCATCAATTCCTGGACGAGCTTCGATCGCGCACGACACTGTCCGCGCTGATCGCGCAGACCCTGAAAATCGACAAGGCAGGTCGCGAGTTCAAGGCCTGTTGCCCGTTCCACGGCGAGAAGACGCCGAGCTTCACCATCAACGATGCCAAGGGTTTCTATCATTGCTTCGGATGCGGCGCCCACGGCGATGCCATCCGGTGGATGATCGACCAGCGTGGCCTGCAGTTCATCGACGCTGTGAGCGAGCTGGCGAGCGCGGCGGGCATGAAAGTGCCGGCGCCGACGCCGCAGGAGCGCGAACGTTCTGCCAAGATCGAGACGGTGCGCGAGGCTCTGGACATCGCGCAGGGCATCTTCGTGGGCCAACTGCGCGAGGCCGGTGCCGTGATGCAGTACCTCGAGCGGCGCGGCATGACGCCGATGGATCTGGAGATCTTCGGCATCGGCTACGCCCGTGGCATGGACGGATCATTGCGCGGGTCTGGCATCGGTCGGCAGATCGGGCAGGCTGCCGGCCTGTTGAGCCAGCGCGAAGATGGATCCTTGCGCGAGATGTTCCACGATCGCGTCACGGTTCCGATCCACGATGCGCGCGGGCGCCTCGTCGGGTTCGGCGGTCGCGTCTGGCCTGGTCGACGTCGCGACACGCCGAAGTTCGTGAATAGCCCCGATAGTCCGATCTTCGACAAGGGACGGACCTTGTTCAATCTGCATCGTGCGGCGCCAGCGGCGCGGCCGGGTGCAGAGAACCGGCTGATCGTCGTCGAAGGCTATTTCGACGTCGTGTCCATGGCCAGGGCGGGCTTTGCCGCTTGTGTTGCGCCGATGGGTACCGCGCTGACGGAAGAGCAGCTGGTACGTTGCTGGCGGCTTCATCACCGGCCGGTGCTGTTGTTCGATGGCGATTCCGCAGGGCAAAAGGCTGCGGTGCGGGCCTGCCGCACGGCCATCCCGGGTATCGGGCCCGGGCGCGAGCTGGCGATCGCATTGCTGCCTGACGGGAAGGACCCTGACGAGCTGCTGTACATGGACGCCACCGGCATGGGCCGGCGCGCCATCGAAGCGATCGTGACCGAAGCCCTTCCGCTGCATACGTTCCTGTTCGATGCGATCGTCGCGGAGGCGGGCGCAAATCCGACGCCAGAGCAGACGGCCGCGGTGTGGGCAGAACTGGCCGCGCTGGCCGGGGAGATCGCCGACGAGGAGACGCGGTGCCAGTACCTTGGCACATGGCGTGCCCGGTTCGAGCGCGAGATCTCTGCGCTGCCGCAGGTCCACGAGGCAGAGCCGCTGCATGCGGTGGTCGCGGCCGAGGACGGCGAATACGTGTTTCCCGAAAGCGAGTCCGACAGCCAGCGGCGTTTGATCGCGCTGGTGCGTGCGGTGCTCAAGAAGCGCGAGGAACGGCGCGAGATCAACGAAGAGATCGCGGACCTGATGAAGATGGCCGAACTCGCCGGGTTCCAGAAGAAGGCGATCAGCGCCGCAGTGGCGGACATCGAGTCCGACATGAAGCACGGCCCGGCCAAGCGCGAGGAAGATGAAATGCAACGCGTGCTCTACCGCCGCGTGCTGGGGATCAGGGGGCCGATGACCGAAGCTATGATGCCGCAGTTGATCGATGGCACGCCGCGGGGCGCCAGCGCGCAGGTGAAGCGGCGCGCGACAGTGCATGCGTTGATCGATGCCAGGGCCAGCGCAGTATGA
- a CDS encoding HK97 family phage prohead protease: MQRKSGGLKLRDFHLSVKAQDIGDDGSFTGYGSVFGVVDSYQEVVAKGAFTASLAELSSKNRKVPVLWQHRQSEPIGVYDMLEEDDLGLKVAGKLLVNDVNQAKESLALMKAGAVTGLSIGYFVRKSSYDEKTGIRTLLELDLVEVSLVTFPANDEARIDAVKMKLAHGELPTLPEFERLLREAGFSKTKAAVVAAHGLPHLLRSESGSAMANEGLKSLSDALAGLKLPTF; encoded by the coding sequence ATGCAGCGTAAGAGCGGCGGGCTGAAGCTCCGCGATTTTCACCTGAGCGTGAAGGCGCAGGATATCGGCGACGATGGCAGCTTTACCGGGTACGGTTCCGTGTTCGGCGTTGTCGACAGCTATCAGGAAGTCGTCGCGAAGGGCGCCTTCACTGCGAGCCTCGCCGAACTTTCCTCGAAGAACCGCAAGGTTCCGGTGCTGTGGCAACACAGACAGTCGGAGCCGATCGGGGTGTACGACATGCTCGAGGAGGACGATCTCGGGCTGAAGGTCGCAGGCAAGCTCCTTGTGAACGACGTCAACCAGGCGAAGGAGTCGTTGGCGCTGATGAAGGCAGGCGCCGTGACCGGCCTGTCGATCGGCTATTTCGTCCGCAAGTCGTCCTACGACGAGAAGACCGGCATCCGCACCCTTCTTGAACTGGATCTGGTCGAGGTCAGCCTCGTGACCTTCCCGGCCAATGATGAGGCGCGGATCGACGCCGTCAAGATGAAGCTTGCCCATGGCGAGCTGCCCACTCTTCCCGAATTCGAGCGGCTCCTGCGCGAGGCAGGCTTCTCGAAAACGAAGGCCGCCGTCGTCGCCGCGCACGGCCTTCCGCACCTGCTCCGGAGTGAGTCCGGCAGCGCAATGGCGAATGAGGGCCTGAAGTCCCTCTCTGATGCCTTGGCAGGCCTCAAGCTGCCGACCTTTTAA
- a CDS encoding phage regulatory CII family protein — translation MSALARLKRAVRAAISSCSGVDGAAATTDRSRSVAGDWNNLNHAAFPPLDKALAMDEVAMAKGELPPIACAYARELGGMFVPHIDPHADEGTAPWLVMKLAQEVGEVSGLTSEAIANDGHIDPTEAEGILRQLDQHDRASAHYRAVLMKIREKGQ, via the coding sequence ATGTCGGCGCTGGCCCGTCTGAAGCGCGCCGTTCGCGCCGCCATCTCCAGCTGCTCCGGTGTTGATGGCGCCGCAGCGACAACGGACCGGTCTCGCTCGGTCGCGGGCGACTGGAACAACCTGAACCATGCCGCCTTCCCGCCGCTCGACAAGGCGCTGGCGATGGATGAGGTCGCGATGGCGAAGGGCGAATTGCCGCCGATCGCATGTGCCTATGCGCGCGAGCTTGGCGGCATGTTTGTTCCGCACATCGATCCGCACGCCGACGAAGGCACGGCGCCCTGGCTGGTGATGAAGCTGGCGCAGGAAGTCGGGGAGGTATCGGGGCTGACCAGTGAGGCAATCGCCAACGACGGCCACATCGACCCGACCGAAGCGGAGGGCATCCTTCGGCAACTCGATCAGCACGACCGTGCAAGCGCCCATTACCGCGCAGTGCTCATGAAAATCAGGGAGAAAGGCCAGTGA
- a CDS encoding terminase large subunit translates to MARESIAPCGPLFPAKAADALGVFKSLQVTDLPKRENGTHPTLGEVCDQFVFDLVAAIFGAEDPETGERLIKEFMLLISKKNGKSMIAAGIMVTALILNWRPNAILQILAPTIEVANNSFEPAMGMVRADAELAIVLKVVEHQRQIKHLTTGAVLRVIAADSDTVAGGKAAMTLIEELWLFGKKAKAAAMLREALGGGSARPEGFTLYITTHSDEPPAGVFKTKLSYFRDVRDGEIEDPATFPMLYEWPEDLLECESYLDPEFFYVTNPHVGRSVSIEWLKSELQKEQIGEGEGLQIFLAKHLNVEIGLRLRRDRWGGAELWLDAANDDLDLDQLLERCEVAIVGLDMGGRDDLAGAGVVGREKGTGIWLGWAHAWAQRVALERRKQVAPTLQGFAAEGDLTFTDSGEEIVSAMARLAIRVRDSGKMPADGGVAVDAWGIGPLVDALVQAGFDPGDEAMKRAGHIASIRQGVGLSSAIYTLEFKLGDGMFRHDGSNMMAWCVSNALVKLRGSALYVDKETSGAGKIDPFVALLNAVKRMEEGPVAVAGGVDSWLASLRGAA, encoded by the coding sequence GTGGCGCGCGAGAGCATCGCGCCATGCGGGCCGCTGTTCCCGGCGAAAGCCGCGGATGCGTTGGGGGTGTTCAAGTCACTGCAGGTCACCGACCTGCCTAAAAGGGAGAATGGGACCCACCCGACGTTGGGTGAAGTCTGCGACCAGTTCGTTTTTGACCTGGTTGCGGCCATCTTCGGCGCCGAGGATCCGGAAACTGGCGAGCGGTTGATCAAGGAGTTCATGCTCCTGATCAGCAAGAAGAATGGCAAGTCGATGATCGCAGCGGGCATCATGGTGACCGCGTTGATCCTCAACTGGCGTCCGAACGCGATCCTGCAGATCCTTGCGCCCACGATCGAGGTTGCGAACAACAGCTTTGAGCCTGCCATGGGGATGGTAAGAGCGGACGCCGAGCTGGCGATTGTCCTGAAGGTTGTCGAGCATCAGCGACAGATCAAGCACCTGACGACGGGTGCGGTATTGCGGGTCATTGCCGCCGACAGCGATACCGTAGCTGGCGGCAAGGCGGCGATGACGTTGATCGAAGAGCTCTGGCTCTTCGGGAAGAAGGCCAAGGCAGCCGCGATGTTGCGAGAGGCGCTGGGTGGCGGATCGGCAAGGCCGGAAGGCTTTACGCTCTACATCACGACCCATTCGGACGAACCACCGGCGGGCGTGTTCAAGACCAAGCTGTCGTACTTCCGCGATGTGAGGGATGGTGAGATCGAGGATCCTGCTACCTTCCCGATGCTGTACGAGTGGCCGGAAGACCTGTTGGAGTGCGAGTCCTACCTCGATCCAGAGTTCTTCTACGTCACGAATCCACACGTTGGCCGATCGGTCTCGATTGAATGGCTCAAGTCGGAACTGCAGAAGGAACAGATCGGCGAAGGTGAAGGCCTTCAGATCTTCCTGGCGAAGCATCTGAACGTCGAGATTGGTTTGCGGTTGCGGCGCGATCGTTGGGGCGGTGCTGAGCTTTGGCTCGATGCAGCGAATGATGACCTTGATCTCGACCAGCTGCTTGAGCGCTGCGAAGTGGCGATCGTTGGGCTCGACATGGGCGGCCGGGACGACTTGGCCGGTGCCGGCGTGGTCGGTCGCGAAAAGGGAACGGGTATATGGCTGGGCTGGGCGCATGCCTGGGCGCAGCGGGTTGCGCTGGAGCGGCGCAAGCAGGTGGCGCCGACGCTGCAAGGCTTTGCGGCTGAAGGCGACCTGACCTTCACCGATTCCGGTGAGGAAATCGTGAGCGCCATGGCGCGCCTTGCAATTCGGGTCCGCGACAGCGGCAAGATGCCTGCGGATGGCGGGGTTGCGGTCGATGCCTGGGGCATCGGTCCACTCGTCGATGCGCTGGTGCAGGCCGGGTTCGATCCTGGCGACGAGGCAATGAAGCGCGCGGGGCATATCGCCTCGATCAGGCAGGGTGTTGGCCTGTCGAGCGCGATCTACACGCTGGAATTCAAGCTCGGCGACGGGATGTTCCGTCACGACGGTTCGAACATGATGGCCTGGTGCGTGAGCAACGCGCTGGTCAAGCTCAGGGGCAGTGCCTTGTACGTCGACAAAGAGACATCAGGCGCGGGCAAGATCGACCCGTTCGTGGCGCTGCTCAATGCAGTGAAGCGTATGGAAGAGGGCCCGGTGGCCGTGGCTGGCGGCGTCGATAGCTGGCTCGCCAGCTTGCGTGGTGCGGCGTGA
- the dnaN gene encoding DNA polymerase III subunit beta → MIATDKRKPAFRIAAKAMAKALADVVEVTPAGGKDTIPILNTVRMEASDGVLTLTGCDLDQWIIRSLPTSDREPNSAEWLASIRPFATCVPARALLAIVKQIDADAMVTVAGPTDKESRVTITAGRSRFRVACLPVDDFPFPTRPDFEHSFSIAAGALRDVFARVEHAISTEETRYYLNGVYMHPQDLDQRFAATDGHRLARLVQDGPDGAASFPAVIIGRRTVAVLDKLLDAAGKVDTSTSDDADKACSRPMVEVDSDSNGRVIYWAMPAPDGGEVTLIAKTVDGTFPDYARVIPSAPSSFLTVDREALLAAIKRVAAVCSDKTRAVKLELDGAEKAIVSTASPEIGDAMEEIACEYAGEPLTIGFNGDYWRSCLSAVATDKVLMKFTDAGGPCRIEAEGGESALVQVLMPLRV, encoded by the coding sequence GTGATCGCAACCGACAAGCGCAAGCCCGCCTTCCGGATTGCGGCGAAGGCTATGGCCAAGGCATTGGCCGACGTCGTGGAAGTGACACCGGCGGGCGGGAAGGACACCATTCCTATCCTGAACACCGTACGCATGGAGGCAAGTGACGGCGTTCTGACGCTGACGGGTTGCGACCTGGACCAGTGGATCATTCGTTCGCTGCCGACGTCGGACCGTGAGCCCAATTCGGCGGAATGGCTGGCATCGATCCGGCCCTTCGCAACATGCGTCCCGGCCCGGGCGCTGCTGGCGATCGTGAAGCAGATCGATGCCGACGCCATGGTGACGGTGGCAGGCCCTACGGACAAGGAAAGCCGGGTAACCATTACCGCCGGTCGAAGCCGGTTTCGCGTGGCGTGCCTGCCGGTAGACGACTTTCCGTTCCCGACGCGCCCCGACTTCGAGCATAGCTTCAGCATCGCCGCTGGCGCGCTCCGCGACGTGTTCGCCCGTGTAGAGCATGCGATCTCGACCGAAGAGACGCGCTACTACCTCAACGGCGTGTACATGCATCCGCAAGATCTGGACCAGCGCTTTGCCGCCACGGACGGTCACAGGCTTGCCCGCCTGGTCCAGGACGGCCCCGACGGCGCGGCATCCTTTCCTGCCGTGATCATCGGCAGGCGCACGGTGGCCGTACTGGACAAGCTGCTCGATGCCGCGGGCAAGGTCGATACTTCGACGAGCGACGACGCCGACAAGGCATGCAGCCGGCCGATGGTCGAGGTGGATTCCGACAGCAACGGCAGGGTGATCTACTGGGCCATGCCGGCACCCGATGGCGGAGAGGTCACGCTGATCGCCAAGACGGTGGATGGCACGTTTCCGGACTATGCACGGGTGATACCCTCGGCCCCCTCGAGCTTCCTGACGGTCGATCGTGAAGCGTTGCTGGCCGCGATCAAGCGGGTGGCGGCGGTCTGTTCCGACAAGACGCGTGCGGTGAAGCTCGAGCTGGATGGCGCGGAGAAGGCGATCGTCTCCACCGCCTCGCCCGAGATTGGCGACGCGATGGAAGAGATCGCCTGCGAGTATGCCGGCGAGCCGCTGACCATCGGCTTCAACGGGGACTACTGGCGCAGCTGCCTGAGCGCGGTGGCGACCGACAAGGTCCTGATGAAGTTCACCGACGCAGGTGGGCCGTGCCGCATCGAGGCGGAAGGTGGCGAGTCTGCGCTGGTCCAAGTGCTGATGCCCTTGCGGGTCTGA
- a CDS encoding phage portal protein produces MSSLAPRTSWLAKATTALRDWLVLGPDPKIRDPQNSSRGGNGAGVTVNDQAAMRLSAFWGCVRLISSTIGSLPVPVYTVDQRGVRSVARESALYRVLHDSPNADQTPVDYMECAVISLLLRGNHYARKLMEGGRLVGLEPINPAIVSVRRRSDGRIGYRWTEGGENFDLTEDEVFHVRGFGGGPLGGLSTVEFARESLGVAIAADRAASAIFANGVNPTGIMSTDMPLTAAQQAEAEELIVKKYQGAHRMGVPMVLGHGLKWNSITMKADDAQLLQSRGWSVEEICRWFGVPPFMIGHNEKTTSWGTGIEQMLLGFQKFTLNPYLRRIEQAVRKQLITPIERARGLTAEFNLEGLLRADSAGRASFYDKALKSKWMVINEVRAKENLAPVPWGDEPIVQQQDVPLSDQLDALREAIKNAQDVAGLFQKGNANAA; encoded by the coding sequence GTGAGCAGTCTGGCCCCGCGAACGTCCTGGCTCGCGAAGGCGACGACGGCGCTGCGCGACTGGCTGGTGCTCGGACCGGATCCGAAGATCCGCGACCCACAGAATTCGTCGCGTGGGGGGAACGGGGCGGGCGTAACCGTCAATGACCAGGCTGCGATGCGGCTGAGTGCATTCTGGGGCTGCGTCCGCCTCATCTCGTCTACGATCGGCTCGCTACCGGTCCCGGTCTATACCGTCGACCAGCGCGGAGTTCGCTCGGTCGCTCGGGAGAGTGCACTGTATCGTGTGTTGCACGATAGCCCGAACGCTGACCAGACGCCGGTCGATTACATGGAATGCGCCGTCATTTCGCTACTTTTGCGTGGCAACCACTACGCCCGCAAGCTGATGGAAGGTGGCCGACTGGTTGGCCTCGAGCCGATCAATCCCGCGATCGTCAGCGTCCGCCGGCGTTCCGATGGCAGGATTGGGTATCGTTGGACCGAAGGCGGTGAAAACTTCGACCTTACCGAGGATGAAGTTTTTCACGTTCGTGGATTCGGCGGCGGGCCGCTGGGCGGGCTTTCGACTGTCGAGTTTGCACGTGAATCGCTGGGCGTAGCGATCGCTGCGGACCGCGCCGCGAGCGCGATTTTCGCCAACGGGGTGAACCCGACAGGAATCATGTCGACTGATATGCCGCTGACGGCTGCGCAGCAGGCAGAGGCAGAGGAGTTGATCGTCAAGAAGTACCAGGGAGCGCACCGCATGGGTGTCCCGATGGTGCTTGGCCACGGGTTGAAGTGGAATTCAATCACGATGAAGGCCGACGACGCCCAGCTGCTGCAAAGCCGGGGTTGGAGCGTAGAGGAGATTTGCAGGTGGTTCGGCGTTCCGCCGTTCATGATCGGTCACAACGAGAAGACCACGAGTTGGGGTACCGGCATCGAGCAGATGCTGCTGGGCTTCCAGAAATTTACTCTCAATCCCTACCTGCGACGCATTGAGCAGGCTGTGCGCAAGCAGCTGATCACTCCGATCGAGCGTGCCCGTGGTCTGACCGCCGAATTCAATCTTGAAGGCCTCCTGCGGGCCGACAGCGCGGGTCGCGCATCGTTCTACGACAAGGCGCTCAAGTCGAAGTGGATGGTCATCAACGAAGTCCGGGCAAAGGAGAACCTTGCGCCGGTGCCGTGGGGCGATGAGCCGATCGTGCAGCAGCAGGACGTGCCGCTGTCCGATCAGCTCGATGCCCTCCGGGAAGCAATCAAGAACGCCCAGGACGTGGCCGGGCTGTTCCAGAAGGGAAACGCCAATGCAGCGTAA
- a CDS encoding HNH endonuclease signature motif containing protein, which yields MRRQERIAPRPPRIAPRAKKTLPFYQSAEWKALVAQVIKLRGRRCQDCGSGSGRIYADHVKELRDGGAPLNPMNIWLRCSPCHGAKTEARRRERAGLRPVQD from the coding sequence ATGCGGCGACAGGAGCGCATTGCGCCCCGCCCGCCACGGATAGCGCCAAGGGCCAAGAAGACCCTCCCTTTCTACCAGTCGGCTGAATGGAAGGCGCTGGTTGCCCAGGTGATCAAGCTGCGAGGTCGGCGATGCCAGGATTGCGGGTCCGGATCGGGCCGGATCTATGCGGACCATGTCAAGGAACTGCGGGATGGCGGTGCGCCGCTCAATCCCATGAACATCTGGCTGCGGTGCTCACCCTGTCACGGGGCGAAGACCGAGGCCCGCCGGCGCGAGCGCGCAGGCCTGCGCCCCGTTCAGGATTGA
- a CDS encoding DNA primase family protein yields the protein MKRLSLLERSRLPTNDLGNARRLFEAANGRLLWLADGAGGKGCWIAFDGIRWSADEGPMRALAFAQKAAVEICDEAHALRECTADELAEVYGRKFSKEMAEERAGQLWTWSIKSGDSAKTTAMQNQFKGLRDGDEGPFVTQVWQRDFDAQPMAYHCSNGTLRFVQDDAGTWSHVFEKGHRPDDRFMQVANVAYDAAAKAKAWIERMEVMHHDPVQRTALQRIYGMTLTALISDQAFYIFQGKGQDGKSVTNDVVCQLHGMYARKADPKTFLEGPTQQSSGPQSDIVRLAGDVRLVVMDEPKKNSTWDGQKIKQATGSEMIARGVHATTELSFTPHWQLIAECNGLPKAPSDDRGFRRRFKLYPWVVQFGVTPGVADEPVHLVKARLIGEGSGVLNWMIKGCVEWLNERVVPEPEAAKRATASFWSASSAMGEWIASHCDLSDPEAREEATPLYKAFRQFCIDRGDDETKIITQTTFGRQLNDAQIYRVPNNSTGKVERVGIRLKRVDELGGGALSTSGRDTFDDDVARFDADNRDPFGAP from the coding sequence ATGAAGCGGCTTTCCTTGCTCGAGCGTTCGCGCCTTCCGACCAATGATCTTGGCAATGCGCGCCGGCTGTTCGAGGCAGCAAACGGACGCCTGTTGTGGTTGGCCGATGGCGCCGGCGGCAAGGGTTGCTGGATCGCTTTCGATGGCATCCGCTGGTCGGCCGACGAAGGTCCGATGCGCGCGCTGGCATTTGCCCAGAAGGCAGCGGTCGAGATCTGCGACGAGGCGCACGCCTTGCGCGAATGCACGGCTGACGAGTTGGCCGAGGTCTATGGGCGCAAGTTCTCCAAAGAGATGGCCGAGGAAAGAGCGGGACAGCTTTGGACCTGGTCGATCAAGTCGGGCGATTCCGCCAAGACGACTGCAATGCAGAACCAGTTCAAGGGGCTCCGCGACGGTGATGAGGGTCCGTTCGTCACACAGGTATGGCAGCGCGACTTCGATGCGCAGCCCATGGCCTACCACTGCAGCAACGGAACCTTGCGGTTCGTCCAGGATGACGCCGGGACTTGGAGCCACGTTTTCGAGAAGGGGCACCGGCCAGACGATCGGTTCATGCAGGTGGCAAACGTCGCCTATGATGCCGCAGCCAAGGCGAAGGCATGGATCGAGCGCATGGAAGTGATGCACCATGATCCGGTGCAGCGGACTGCCCTGCAGCGGATCTACGGCATGACGCTGACTGCGCTGATATCCGACCAGGCGTTCTACATCTTCCAAGGCAAGGGGCAGGACGGCAAGTCCGTCACCAATGACGTCGTCTGCCAGCTCCATGGCATGTACGCCCGCAAGGCCGACCCGAAGACCTTCCTCGAGGGACCGACTCAGCAGAGCAGCGGGCCTCAGAGCGACATCGTGCGTCTTGCCGGCGACGTCCGCCTGGTGGTGATGGACGAACCAAAGAAGAACAGCACGTGGGACGGCCAGAAGATCAAGCAGGCCACGGGTAGCGAGATGATCGCGCGTGGCGTGCATGCGACCACGGAATTGAGCTTTACGCCGCACTGGCAGCTCATCGCCGAGTGCAACGGCCTGCCCAAGGCACCGAGCGACGATCGCGGCTTCAGGCGTCGCTTCAAGCTCTATCCTTGGGTTGTCCAGTTCGGCGTCACGCCTGGTGTTGCTGATGAGCCGGTGCACCTGGTGAAGGCACGCCTGATCGGAGAAGGATCGGGCGTTCTCAACTGGATGATCAAGGGCTGCGTCGAATGGCTGAATGAACGCGTTGTGCCGGAGCCGGAGGCCGCCAAGCGCGCGACGGCGAGCTTCTGGTCTGCCAGCTCGGCCATGGGCGAGTGGATCGCCTCACACTGCGACCTGTCCGATCCTGAAGCCCGCGAGGAAGCGACGCCGCTGTACAAGGCGTTCCGGCAATTCTGCATAGATCGCGGCGACGATGAAACGAAGATCATCACCCAGACGACTTTTGGGCGGCAGTTGAACGATGCGCAGATCTATCGCGTTCCGAACAATTCGACCGGCAAGGTTGAGCGTGTGGGCATCCGCCTCAAGCGCGTTGATGAGCTGGGTGGCGGTGCGCTGTCCACCAGTGGCCGCGACACCTTCGACGATGATGTCGCGCGCTTCGACGCTGACAATCGCGACCCCTTCGGCGCGCCGTGA